The following proteins come from a genomic window of Halorussus halophilus:
- a CDS encoding ATP-binding protein translates to MTAQNVGYVDRTLPDVPAVLDALSELDESLPDERLVRLCRVLYPAIRVRVAYSPSGDPQSVTTTTDVLVDGRGRDRNSHLAPYAEEASAPQSVSVADHYDLGTDAGPESTLSLDFDCSDRDAVQAVEDAVRDSKANTDLHQQFGLPENFDPDGFAGIEDATRLYLPFWIAEFADGTPDDDRILALRDIDWIGGDGPAKEAAWLSSLVARDSELLSQIRTIPELSDQTREAGREVVVPDDVELSVSSVLEANPDRCFADVGGMEELKSTLTELVVDPLAEPEKYERYDLGVTNGVLFHGPPGCGKTYVAEALAGELDRHFLEISPSDLTSKWVGEAADNVADLFDVARANSPCLVFIDEIDAVASDRGGQMTNTEQQMVNQLLTELEGASDDDVVVLAATNLVDDVDGAILRSGRFDERIEVPPPDADAREAILDVHLAGRPTVEDLSLTEAVRRTEGYAASDLELVAERAARAALADDADIDADHLGSGIEEVETSIPSWLDRYDHVELGAGASERDDGLSVPASVSLPATELIDPAPSRDFDGVPGMERETTTLRERVLDPIERAEQYESYGVESLSGVLLYGPPGCGKTFLSRAAAGELGWHFLRVTPTQLAVEWEGSPAENVGEAFELAEANAPCLVFLDDLDALAPTGRNGGEGGVTHRLAAELAAVPEDVLVVGATHLVEDVADSVLRAGCFDERIEVPPPSRATCEAVLQTAVDERLIGDVEWERVTEQAVGHSVGDLRLVAESAARAALRDDHTATTEDFLAALDSVGSSIADWHARGRYAESEFGSDLRNVR, encoded by the coding sequence GTGACCGCCCAGAACGTCGGGTACGTGGACCGCACGCTCCCGGACGTTCCTGCCGTCCTCGACGCACTGTCGGAACTCGACGAGTCACTCCCCGACGAACGACTCGTCCGGCTCTGTCGCGTTCTCTACCCCGCAATCAGGGTCCGCGTGGCGTACAGTCCCAGCGGCGACCCCCAGTCCGTGACGACCACCACGGACGTGCTGGTCGATGGCCGCGGGAGAGATCGAAACTCCCACCTCGCACCATACGCCGAGGAAGCGTCTGCGCCCCAGTCCGTCTCGGTCGCCGACCACTACGACCTCGGGACGGACGCCGGTCCGGAATCGACGCTCTCGCTCGACTTCGACTGCTCGGACCGCGATGCGGTGCAGGCGGTCGAAGATGCAGTACGGGACTCCAAAGCAAACACCGACCTCCACCAACAGTTCGGTCTCCCCGAGAACTTCGACCCCGACGGCTTCGCAGGTATCGAGGACGCGACCCGGCTCTACCTGCCGTTCTGGATTGCAGAGTTCGCCGACGGCACGCCCGACGACGACCGCATCCTCGCGCTGCGGGACATCGACTGGATAGGCGGCGACGGCCCGGCCAAAGAAGCGGCGTGGCTCTCCTCGCTCGTCGCGCGAGACAGCGAACTGCTCTCCCAAATCCGGACGATTCCGGAACTCAGCGACCAGACTCGCGAGGCGGGCCGCGAAGTCGTCGTTCCAGACGACGTAGAGCTATCAGTTTCCTCCGTCCTCGAGGCGAATCCCGACCGCTGTTTCGCCGACGTGGGCGGCATGGAGGAGCTGAAATCGACGTTGACCGAACTCGTCGTAGACCCGTTGGCGGAACCGGAGAAGTACGAGCGCTACGACCTCGGTGTGACTAACGGCGTGCTGTTCCACGGCCCGCCGGGGTGTGGCAAGACCTACGTCGCGGAAGCACTCGCTGGTGAACTCGACCGCCACTTCCTCGAAATCTCGCCGAGCGACCTGACCAGCAAGTGGGTCGGCGAAGCGGCCGACAACGTCGCCGACCTCTTCGACGTCGCCCGTGCCAACTCGCCCTGCCTCGTCTTCATCGACGAAATCGACGCCGTCGCCAGCGACCGCGGTGGCCAGATGACCAACACCGAGCAGCAGATGGTCAACCAGTTGCTGACCGAATTGGAGGGCGCGAGCGACGACGACGTGGTCGTCCTCGCCGCGACGAACCTCGTTGACGACGTGGACGGCGCGATCTTACGCTCGGGACGCTTCGACGAGCGTATCGAAGTACCGCCGCCGGACGCCGACGCCCGCGAGGCGATTTTGGACGTACATCTCGCCGGGCGACCCACGGTCGAGGACCTGTCGCTCACAGAGGCCGTGAGGCGGACAGAGGGCTACGCCGCCAGCGACCTCGAACTCGTCGCAGAGCGCGCAGCGCGCGCCGCACTCGCCGACGACGCGGACATCGACGCCGACCACCTTGGGAGCGGAATCGAGGAGGTCGAAACGTCGATTCCCTCGTGGCTGGACCGCTACGACCACGTCGAGTTGGGTGCAGGTGCGAGCGAGCGAGACGACGGTCTGAGCGTGCCCGCCAGCGTCTCACTGCCCGCCACGGAACTCATCGACCCCGCGCCCTCGCGGGACTTCGACGGCGTGCCCGGCATGGAACGGGAGACGACGACGCTCCGCGAGCGCGTGCTGGACCCAATCGAGCGCGCCGAGCAGTACGAGTCCTACGGCGTCGAGTCGCTCTCCGGCGTGCTACTCTACGGCCCGCCGGGGTGTGGCAAAACGTTCCTCAGTCGCGCCGCCGCGGGCGAACTCGGGTGGCACTTCCTGCGCGTCACCCCGACCCAACTGGCCGTCGAGTGGGAAGGGTCGCCCGCCGAGAACGTCGGCGAGGCGTTCGAACTCGCCGAGGCGAACGCGCCCTGTCTCGTGTTCTTGGACGACTTGGACGCGCTCGCGCCTACTGGCCGGAACGGCGGCGAGGGCGGTGTCACGCACCGACTCGCCGCAGAATTGGCGGCGGTCCCCGAGGACGTGCTGGTCGTCGGCGCGACCCACCTCGTCGAAGACGTCGCCGATTCGGTCCTCCGCGCTGGCTGTTTCGACGAGCGAATCGAGGTCCCGCCGCCGAGTCGGGCGACCTGCGAGGCAGTCCTACAGACGGCCGTAGACGAGCGATTGATTGGCGACGTCGAGTGGGAACGCGTGACCGAGCAAGCAGTCGGGCATTCCGTTGGAGACCTCCGCTTGGTCGCCGAGAGTGCAGCGCGCGCCGCGCTACGGGACGACCACACCGCGACGACCGAGGACTTCCTCGCCGCACTCGACTCGGTCGGCTCATCGATTGCCGACTGGCACGCCCGAGGCCGGTACGCCGAGAGCGAGTTCGGCTCTGATTTGCGGAACGTGCGCTGA
- a CDS encoding class I SAM-dependent methyltransferase: MSKDATTAAQQFYGRWAALYDWLARETPGLGRLRARAADALALESGDTVVEMGCGTGANFPHLRERVGPEGRVVGVDFTRGMLAPARNRIEREGWRNVHVVQADATETEFLEPPDAILATFVVGMLGDPETEVHRWADMLAPGGSLALLDAGQSTRWFAWPVNQAFRGLVVASSPEGMDRYSEPPWTLLDRRVVDARRALRERASETSHTEHALGVVRVTGGKIE; the protein is encoded by the coding sequence ATGTCGAAGGACGCGACGACGGCGGCCCAGCAGTTCTACGGGCGGTGGGCCGCCCTCTACGACTGGCTGGCACGTGAGACGCCCGGACTCGGCAGATTGCGCGCTCGCGCGGCGGACGCGCTCGCGCTCGAATCCGGCGATACGGTCGTAGAGATGGGCTGTGGCACCGGGGCGAACTTCCCGCACCTGCGCGAGCGAGTCGGTCCCGAGGGCCGAGTCGTCGGCGTCGATTTCACTCGGGGAATGCTCGCACCGGCCCGCAACCGAATCGAACGCGAAGGCTGGCGGAACGTCCACGTCGTACAGGCTGACGCGACCGAAACCGAGTTTCTAGAGCCACCCGATGCAATCTTAGCTACCTTCGTCGTCGGGATGCTCGGCGACCCCGAGACCGAAGTGCATCGGTGGGCGGACATGCTCGCGCCCGGCGGGTCGCTCGCTCTCCTCGACGCAGGTCAGAGCACGCGTTGGTTCGCGTGGCCGGTCAATCAGGCGTTTCGCGGCCTCGTTGTCGCCTCCTCGCCAGAGGGGATGGACCGCTACTCGGAACCGCCGTGGACCTTGCTCGACAGGCGAGTCGTGGACGCGCGCCGCGCCTTGCGCGAACGCGCGAGCGAGACGAGTCATACCGAACACGCGCTCGGCGTGGTGCGGGTGACTGGCGGGAAAATCGAGTGA
- a CDS encoding PRC-barrel domain containing protein gives MAFALTDDEMGKRVVDAAGTRLGTVETVRDGVAHVSADDATVAKMQRALETGGTGENRYALDGDSIAEITDEEVVLDAEY, from the coding sequence ATGGCATTCGCACTGACGGACGACGAGATGGGGAAGCGAGTCGTAGACGCCGCGGGGACACGACTGGGCACGGTAGAGACGGTGCGTGACGGCGTCGCACACGTCAGCGCGGACGACGCGACGGTAGCGAAGATGCAGCGGGCGCTCGAAACGGGCGGGACCGGCGAGAATCGGTACGCGCTCGACGGAGACAGTATTGCCGAGATTACCGACGAGGAAGTCGTTCTCGATGCTGAGTACTGA
- a CDS encoding thiamine-phosphate synthase family protein, whose translation MKFAEEIVVEEFLPTIRSMLAEDLRERGLTQSEVAELLGISQSAVSKYANGEVERNDRFLDDERVQNLVETVGSGLADGTMSRVEALVELEILIRRLEDHDLISELHELAMPELSGHGGDFNVHDPDGELRVTERVRSSLRRGIRAVESASGFASLIPAVGSNLCECTPDADGIDDVAGVPGRIFDVKGRATIPADPEFGVSEHVASLLLAARRNGSSARAALNIRYDPDLVATLEELGYETAEFDAEYDDLDAVVGAALRENPNVNVLYHTGGYGIEPITYLLGDDAEVVAEMARSLL comes from the coding sequence ATGAAATTCGCCGAGGAAATCGTCGTCGAGGAGTTCCTGCCGACGATTCGGTCGATGCTCGCCGAGGACCTCCGCGAACGCGGACTCACCCAGAGCGAAGTCGCCGAGTTGCTGGGCATCAGCCAGAGCGCGGTCTCGAAGTACGCCAACGGCGAAGTCGAGCGCAACGACCGGTTTCTCGACGACGAGCGAGTCCAGAATCTGGTCGAGACGGTCGGGTCGGGACTCGCCGACGGCACGATGAGTCGCGTCGAAGCGCTGGTCGAACTCGAAATCCTGATTCGCCGCCTCGAAGACCACGACCTCATCTCGGAACTCCACGAGTTGGCGATGCCCGAACTGTCGGGCCACGGCGGCGATTTCAACGTCCACGACCCCGACGGCGAACTGCGCGTCACCGAGCGCGTGCGTTCTTCGCTCCGGCGCGGCATCCGCGCCGTCGAGAGCGCCAGTGGGTTTGCGTCGCTCATCCCCGCGGTCGGGTCGAACCTCTGTGAGTGTACGCCCGACGCCGACGGTATCGACGACGTGGCTGGCGTTCCGGGCCGCATCTTCGACGTGAAAGGCAGAGCGACCATTCCGGCGGACCCGGAGTTCGGCGTCAGCGAACACGTCGCCTCACTCCTGCTGGCGGCCCGCCGAAACGGCAGTTCCGCCCGCGCCGCACTGAACATTCGTTACGACCCGGACCTCGTCGCGACGCTCGAAGAATTGGGCTACGAGACCGCGGAGTTCGACGCCGAGTACGACGACTTAGACGCGGTTGTCGGGGCCGCGCTCCGGGAAAATCCGAACGTCAACGTGCTGTACCACACCGGCGGCTACGGCATCGAACCCATCACGTACCTGCTCGGCGACGACGCCGAAGTCGTCGCGGAGATGGCGCGGAGCCTGTTGTAA
- the dcd gene encoding dCTP deaminase: MILSDADILRRLEDGDLVVEPLDDPDLQIQPASIDLRLGREFLEFKRANIPCIHPDSEQEVDEYVEETVVEDGEEFILHPGDFVLGTTKERVEIPADLLAHVEGRSSFGRLAVVIHATAGVVDPGYCGQITLELSNLGTAPVALTPGTRISQLIFTELKTEAERPYGEGRGSKYQDQAGPQASRIGGDHEFGGEQK; the protein is encoded by the coding sequence ATGATACTCTCGGACGCCGACATCCTGCGCCGACTGGAGGACGGCGACCTCGTGGTCGAACCGCTCGACGACCCCGACTTGCAGATTCAGCCCGCGAGCATCGATTTGAGACTCGGTCGGGAGTTTCTGGAGTTCAAGCGCGCGAACATCCCCTGCATCCACCCCGACAGCGAGCAGGAAGTGGACGAGTACGTCGAGGAGACCGTCGTCGAAGACGGCGAGGAGTTCATCCTGCATCCCGGCGACTTCGTCCTCGGCACGACGAAAGAGCGCGTCGAAATTCCGGCCGACCTGCTGGCCCACGTCGAAGGCCGCTCGTCGTTCGGTCGCCTCGCGGTCGTGATTCACGCCACTGCGGGTGTCGTAGACCCCGGTTACTGCGGTCAGATAACGCTTGAACTGTCGAACTTGGGGACTGCACCCGTCGCGCTCACGCCCGGCACTCGCATCTCCCAACTCATCTTCACGGAACTCAAGACCGAGGCCGAGCGCCCCTACGGCGAGGGTCGCGGCTCGAAGTACCAAGACCAGGCTGGCCCACAGGCCTCCCGCATCGGCGGTGACCACGAATTTGGGGGCGAGCAGAAATGA
- a CDS encoding Yip1 family protein, with translation MVLKALLSPDDYFAERDSQLARAVAVVLVVAIVTTTVVGAFGWVVSQRVTATTEVDNSERPPDWMCDGETESEAEGMVQENCDEPKTKTVEVGDLLWDAFNQQLPFVFVGVFFVWGLYAIGLHAVSAVLGGDGSFLDTLAVAGVGMAPSAIQALAGFGLLYVSLGGIDLSASNPELLAEQVRSLAQRAQGQTMLLSLLGAAWQGYVWTFGVKHARNLPTGAAAISGGVVALFVFLSGLA, from the coding sequence ATGGTCCTGAAAGCCCTCCTCTCCCCGGACGACTACTTCGCCGAGCGCGACTCGCAGTTGGCGCGCGCGGTCGCCGTCGTCCTCGTCGTCGCCATCGTGACGACGACCGTCGTCGGCGCGTTCGGGTGGGTCGTAAGCCAGCGCGTCACCGCGACGACCGAAGTGGACAACAGTGAGCGCCCGCCAGACTGGATGTGTGACGGGGAGACCGAAAGCGAAGCCGAGGGCATGGTACAGGAGAACTGCGACGAACCGAAGACCAAGACCGTCGAAGTCGGCGACCTGCTCTGGGACGCGTTCAACCAGCAGTTACCGTTCGTCTTCGTCGGCGTGTTCTTCGTCTGGGGACTGTACGCAATCGGACTGCACGCCGTCTCCGCGGTACTGGGCGGCGACGGTTCGTTCCTCGACACGCTGGCGGTCGCGGGAGTGGGGATGGCCCCCAGCGCGATACAGGCGCTCGCAGGTTTCGGACTGCTGTACGTCTCGCTCGGCGGTATCGACCTCTCGGCGTCGAACCCCGAACTGCTGGCCGAACAGGTCCGCTCGTTAGCCCAGCGTGCGCAGGGCCAGACGATGCTCCTGTCGCTCCTCGGGGCCGCGTGGCAGGGGTACGTCTGGACGTTCGGCGTGAAACACGCCCGCAATCTACCGACCGGTGCGGCGGCCATCTCCGGCGGCGTCGTCGCGCTGTTCGTCTTCCTCTCGGGCCTCGCCTGA
- the pth2 gene encoding peptidyl-tRNA hydrolase Pth2 translates to MKQAIVARTDLGMGKGKLAAQVAHASLSAYEDASRKAQKEWKGEGQKKVVLKASGEDQLFSLAEKARAEGLPHSIIRDAGHTQLEPGTATTLAVGPARDDLVDRVTGDLSLY, encoded by the coding sequence ATGAAACAAGCCATCGTCGCCCGCACCGACCTCGGGATGGGCAAAGGGAAACTGGCCGCGCAGGTCGCCCACGCCTCGCTGTCGGCCTACGAGGACGCCAGCAGGAAAGCACAGAAGGAGTGGAAGGGAGAGGGTCAGAAGAAGGTCGTACTGAAAGCCAGCGGCGAGGACCAGTTGTTCAGCCTCGCTGAGAAGGCCCGCGCCGAAGGCCTGCCCCACTCTATCATCCGGGACGCTGGCCACACGCAACTCGAACCGGGGACCGCGACGACGCTCGCGGTCGGGCCAGCGCGCGACGACCTCGTGGACCGCGTCACCGGCGACCTCTCACTCTACTGA
- the truD gene encoding tRNA pseudouridine(13) synthase TruD: MRDSFPVEQAVGIDYFVSDTDGVGGRIKQSSEDFRVREIERFDAEPLDADSGAYGHLVLRATLHEWDTNDFAKRLSEELGISRERVAWAGTKDKHAVTTQLFTLRKVDAEEMENVRIQDADIELVGRSGRALQFGDLAGNEFEIVVRDAERPENAEQIRSELQAFGGGKVGVPNVFGQQRFGSRRPVTHEVGLHVVRDQWEEAVRAYVGNPYDSEPERTQEARETVEDAFEDRDWSSALEATPGHLGFERAMLNELVENGGDSPEDFRAALETTPSNLQRLFVNAAQSYAFNKILSERLSRGLPFDEPVAGDVVCFSEQVGELTLPDVDRQQRVSEKRVQTVTRHCERGRAFVTAPLVGTETELAEGEPGEIEREVLDELGLAPEDFDLPGEFHSTGTRRAILVRSELEIEEGPLRFGFSLPKGSYATVVLREFLKTDPASE, from the coding sequence ATGCGTGACTCGTTCCCCGTCGAGCAGGCGGTCGGTATCGACTACTTCGTCAGCGACACAGACGGCGTCGGCGGCCGCATCAAGCAATCGAGCGAGGACTTTCGCGTGCGGGAAATCGAGCGCTTCGACGCAGAACCGCTCGACGCCGATTCGGGGGCCTACGGCCATCTCGTCCTGCGGGCGACGCTCCACGAGTGGGACACCAACGACTTCGCCAAGCGACTCTCCGAGGAGTTGGGAATCAGCCGAGAGCGCGTGGCGTGGGCCGGGACGAAGGACAAGCACGCCGTGACGACCCAACTGTTCACGCTTCGGAAGGTGGACGCCGAGGAGATGGAGAACGTGCGGATTCAGGACGCGGACATCGAACTCGTCGGACGCTCGGGCCGCGCGCTCCAGTTCGGCGATTTAGCTGGCAACGAGTTCGAAATCGTCGTTCGAGACGCAGAACGACCTGAGAATGCCGAGCAGATTCGGTCGGAGTTGCAGGCGTTTGGCGGTGGAAAAGTGGGGGTCCCGAACGTCTTCGGCCAGCAACGCTTCGGCAGTCGGCGGCCGGTCACCCACGAAGTCGGCCTGCACGTGGTGCGCGACCAGTGGGAAGAGGCAGTCCGGGCCTACGTCGGCAATCCCTACGACAGCGAACCCGAGCGCACGCAGGAAGCGCGCGAAACGGTCGAGGACGCCTTCGAAGACCGCGACTGGAGCAGTGCGCTGGAAGCGACGCCCGGCCATCTTGGCTTCGAGCGCGCGATGCTGAACGAACTGGTCGAGAACGGTGGCGACTCGCCGGAGGACTTCCGTGCGGCGCTAGAGACGACGCCCTCGAACCTCCAGCGACTGTTCGTCAACGCCGCTCAGTCGTATGCCTTCAACAAAATCCTGAGCGAGCGACTTTCTCGGGGGCTTCCGTTCGACGAGCCAGTCGCCGGGGATGTCGTCTGCTTCTCCGAGCAGGTTGGGGAGTTGACCCTGCCCGACGTGGACCGTCAACAGCGCGTCAGCGAGAAGCGCGTGCAGACGGTGACCCGCCACTGCGAACGCGGCCGGGCGTTCGTCACCGCGCCGCTGGTCGGGACCGAGACGGAGTTGGCGGAGGGTGAGCCGGGCGAAATCGAGCGCGAAGTGCTGGACGAGTTGGGGCTGGCTCCCGAAGACTTCGACCTGCCGGGGGAGTTCCACTCGACGGGGACGCGGCGGGCGATTCTGGTTCGGAGCGAGTTGGAGATTGAGGAAGGGCCGCTTCGGTTTGGCTTTTCGCTCCCGAAGGGGTCCTATGCGACGGTGGTTCTGCGAGAGTTCCTGAAGACTGACCCCGCGAGCGAGTGA
- a CDS encoding zinc ribbon domain-containing protein, with protein sequence MSYDSTGYAKRTEDLQREIDDAIVEGWRIESETPERVVLVKRNYGDLGIHVLLAVLTAWWSFGLINIAYGAFKYVNDSQRRVLRDSRSCPECGMSVAADAEYCQHCGAEMPATAPITATTDSCPECGSGVAPGAQYCENCGAELAESATGETPEASETTEA encoded by the coding sequence ATGAGCTACGATTCAACAGGCTACGCCAAGCGCACCGAAGACCTCCAGCGCGAGATAGACGACGCCATCGTGGAGGGGTGGCGAATCGAGTCCGAGACGCCCGAGCGAGTCGTCCTCGTCAAGCGCAACTACGGGGACCTCGGGATTCACGTCCTGCTGGCCGTCCTCACCGCGTGGTGGTCGTTCGGTCTCATCAACATCGCCTACGGCGCGTTCAAGTACGTCAACGACTCCCAGCGGCGGGTTCTGCGCGACTCGCGCTCGTGCCCGGAGTGTGGGATGTCCGTCGCCGCCGACGCCGAGTACTGCCAGCACTGTGGTGCCGAGATGCCCGCGACGGCCCCTATCACCGCGACCACGGACTCCTGTCCAGAGTGCGGGAGCGGCGTCGCCCCGGGTGCGCAGTACTGTGAGAACTGCGGCGCAGAACTCGCAGAATCGGCGACCGGAGAGACGCCAGAAGCCTCCGAAACGACCGAGGCATAG
- a CDS encoding pyridoxamine 5'-phosphate oxidase family protein: MNERIEDPKSDEDADPTIRANPVRSRPVTQSEYGIPEDDSGMLSWEFVAETMADDETFWVTTTRPDGRPHARPVWGVWVDGRFHCGGGERTRWVRNLAENPAITVHRESGTEVVIVEGTAEKLTEESADDARLERIDAAYEAKYDTPHGTPVFAVHPETVLAWTDYPTDATRWEFR; the protein is encoded by the coding sequence ATGAACGAGCGGATCGAGGACCCGAAATCCGACGAGGACGCCGACCCGACCATCCGAGCCAACCCGGTCCGCAGTCGCCCCGTTACCCAGTCGGAGTACGGCATCCCGGAGGACGACTCCGGCATGCTCTCGTGGGAGTTCGTCGCCGAGACGATGGCCGACGACGAGACGTTCTGGGTGACGACGACCCGGCCCGACGGACGACCACACGCACGGCCGGTCTGGGGCGTCTGGGTAGACGGCCGGTTCCACTGCGGCGGCGGCGAGCGCACGCGCTGGGTGCGGAACCTCGCCGAGAATCCCGCGATTACGGTCCACCGCGAGAGCGGCACCGAAGTCGTCATCGTCGAGGGCACCGCAGAGAAGTTGACCGAAGAGAGCGCGGACGACGCGCGACTCGAACGCATCGACGCGGCCTACGAGGCGAAGTACGACACGCCTCACGGGACGCCCGTCTTCGCCGTCCACCCCGAAACCGTCCTCGCGTGGACCGACTACCCGACGGACGCGACCCGGTGGGAGTTTCGATAA
- a CDS encoding DUF2103 domain-containing protein yields MECRQCASPLERPGDYCLVCRTPNADTVILELARDHAQLTMLHEEEVVGETGITTTPEDGGEEGVVELRNFAGRVADEVRRKRPEEVYAAGDREVVRATRAQLRYSFYRVETDEPVETVLARQGDRALEVVEAAPSEKIGGSHSTLIGNRAGQRAIRTVAAHPHVKKVIPGPIDAGGSGARGGVRAKATRADENGNVRMLLRDGSSVQENRVVTTAMDRESGEWVREDLNDALAEAELRD; encoded by the coding sequence ATGGAGTGTCGGCAGTGTGCGTCCCCGCTGGAACGACCGGGCGACTACTGTCTGGTCTGCCGGACGCCCAACGCCGACACCGTGATTCTCGAGCTCGCGCGCGACCACGCCCAGTTGACGATGCTCCACGAGGAGGAGGTCGTCGGCGAGACCGGCATCACGACGACGCCCGAAGACGGCGGCGAGGAAGGCGTGGTCGAGTTGCGGAACTTCGCGGGCCGAGTCGCCGACGAAGTGCGGCGCAAGCGACCCGAGGAAGTGTACGCCGCGGGCGACCGCGAGGTGGTTCGGGCGACCCGCGCCCAGTTACGATACTCGTTCTACCGCGTCGAGACCGACGAACCGGTCGAGACCGTCCTCGCCAGACAGGGCGACCGCGCGCTGGAAGTCGTCGAGGCGGCCCCCAGCGAGAAGATCGGCGGTAGTCACTCGACGCTCATCGGCAATCGCGCCGGACAGCGCGCGATTCGCACCGTCGCCGCGCACCCGCACGTCAAGAAGGTGATTCCAGGACCTATCGACGCCGGTGGTTCCGGCGCTCGGGGCGGCGTGCGCGCGAAGGCGACCCGCGCCGACGAGAACGGGAACGTTCGGATGCTGTTGCGAGATGGCTCCAGCGTCCAAGAGAACCGCGTCGTCACGACGGCGATGGACCGGGAGTCCGGCGAGTGGGTGCGCGAGGACCTGAACGACGCGCTCGCCGAGGCCGAACTGCGCGATTAA